The Candidatus Melainabacteria bacterium RIFOXYA2_FULL_32_9 genomic sequence GAAATACCAGTAACATCTACTTTCTCTCCTTCTTTAATAATGGAGATTTCAACGTTCTGGCCTACATTGTATTCACTTACATCCTTCAGTCTGAATTCTTGCAGACGTCTGAATGCAGGTAAACTATTTTTTTCTAGATGCATTAATTCTGGTCTTGTAAGATGTTTTTTCTTTCCAGGTTTTACACCAACCTGAATAGCATTATAACCATCTTTTTCAACAGTTTTTACTTGTGTAATAGTTAAAGAATCAACTTTTACTACTGTTACAGGAATGACTAAACCTTCGTCATTAAAAACTTGGGTCATCCCTAGTTTTTCACCAATTACTCCTAGAGTCACGGTATTTTTCCTCTCTTTTTGTGAGCGCTACGTAGAAGAGTTTCGTAGATCACATTCATCAACTGATCAATATATTCAATTTTGCTATAGTCAGAAATGAGTGCCTTTTTATCTACTCATCTCCTCTTTATTACAATTTTACTTCTATATCAACGCCAGCTGGCAAATCTAATCTGCTTAGCTCTTCGGTTGTTTGACGTGTAGGGTCAAGAATATCAATTATTCTTTTATGTACCCGTGTTTCAAAATGTTCTCTTGATTTTTTATCAACGTGAGGTGATCTTAAAACACAGTAGATTTTACGTCTAGTAGGAAGTGGAATAGGACCAGCAACCTTAGCGTCTGTACGTTTTGCTGTTTCAACAATTTTATCTGCTGAACTATCTATTAAACGATGATCATATGCTTTTAAACAAACTCTAATTCTATGTCGCTTGGTACTCATAATCCACTTCCAACCTAGAACCTTTCTATACTTACTAACCTAATTACTCTGAAATTTTGTCAACGACGCCAGCACCTACTGTACGTCCACCTTCCCTAATAGCGAATCTCATACCTTGTTCGATCGCTACAGGAGCTATAAGTTCAACATCCATAACAACGTTGTCACCAGGCATTACCATTTCTGTGCCTTCTGGTAATTTAATTGAACCAGTAACGTCAGTTGTTCTGATGTAAAATTGTGGTCTGTAACCTGGGAAGAATGGGGTATGTCTTCCACCTTCATCTTTTGTTAATACATATACGTTTGCATTGAATTTTGTGTGAGGTTTAATACTACCTGGTTTAGCAAGTACTTGTCCTCTTTCGATTTCTTCCTTGTTAACACCTCTTAAAAGTGCACCAATGTTATCGCCAGCAAGACCTTCATCTAATTGTTTTCTGAACATTTCAACACCGGTACATACTGTTTTCTTGGTAGCATGGAAACCAACAATTTCAATTTCCTCGCCAACTTTAACTTTACCTCTCTCAACTCTACCAGTAGCAACTGTTCCTCTACCGGTAATTGAGAATACGTCTTCAACTGGCATTAAGAATGGAAGATCTGTAGCTCTTTCTGGGGTTGGAACGTAGCTATCAACTGCGTCCATAAGTTCCCAAATTTTGTCTACCCATTCATTTTCGCCACGTTGTGTTTTTGGATTTGCTGTTACAGCTTCCAAAGCTCTTAAAGCACTTCCACGAACGAATGGAATATTGTCACCATCAAATTCGTATAAGCTTAATAAGTCTCTAGCTTCTAATTCAACTAGATCTAATAATTCTGGATCATCAACCATATCTACTTTATTTAAGAACACAACTAATTTTGGTACGCCAACCTGACGAGCTAATAAGATATGCTCTCTGGTTTGTGGCATAGGACCATCAGCAGCCGAAATAACCAGGATAGCACCATCCATTTGAGCTGCACCTGTGATCATGTTTTTAACATAGTCAGCGTGACCTGGACAGTCAACGTGTGCATAGTGTCTTTCTACTGTTTCATACTCAACGTGAGCTGTTGAGATGGTGATACCTCTTGCTTTTTCTTCTGGAGCTGCATCGATTTGATCAAATGCTTTAGCTTCAGCTTGTCCTGCAGCAGCAAGAGAAAATGTAATAGCAGCTGTTAATGTTGTTTTACCGTGGTCAACGTGTCCAATAGTACCAACATTTACGTGTGGCTTTGTTCTTTCAAATTTTGCCCTAGCCATTCTAAAATCTCCTTTTGAAATAAATATTATTTACATTTACTTGCTAGTTTTTATTTTCTTGGGATTAGCCCATGACGAGATTTGAACTCGTGACCTTCCCCTTACCAAGGGGATGCGCTACCCCTGCGCCACATGGGCACTTTTTAGGAAAAACAAGACGGAAACTTTGGATTTTCGTTAGCGATATGGTAGTTTGACTCACTTTCGCTATTTTGTTTTTCCTTGGTTTACTTTTCTTAATAACTCGTAAAACAAGTTAAAAAAGATTTGGGCAGGGTTGGATTTGAACCAACGTAGGCTTGCGCCAGCGGATTTACAGTCCGCTCCCTTTAGCCACTCGGGCACCTACCCTTATTAGCCGATGATGGGATTCGAACCCGCAACCTACGGTTTACAAAACCGTTGCTCTACCGTTGAGCTACATCGGCTCATTGAGCATGCGAATTCTTATCATATTAAGCACATAACTCAGTGTCAATACTTTATAACAATGATAGAAGAATTCACTTTTACATGCTTATTAACTACAGGAAACCATGAAAAT encodes the following:
- a CDS encoding 50S ribosomal protein L3, encoding MTLGVIGEKLGMTQVFNDEGLVIPVTVVKVDSLTITQVKTVEKDGYNAIQVGVKPGKKKHLTRPELMHLEKNSLPAFRRLQEFRLKDVSEYNVGQNVEISIIKEGEKVDVTGISIGKGFQGTIKRHNFCRGPMSHGSKNHRLPGSIGAGTTPSRVFKGLKMAGNMGNKTVTVRKLTVVKVDNEKNIILIKGSVPGPEGKLVTIKPSITKWNG
- a CDS encoding 30S ribosomal protein S10, with the translated sequence MSTKRHRIRVCLKAYDHRLIDSSADKIVETAKRTDAKVAGPIPLPTRRKIYCVLRSPHVDKKSREHFETRVHKRIIDILDPTRQTTEELSRLDLPAGVDIEVKL
- a CDS encoding translation elongation factor Tu, whose amino-acid sequence is MARAKFERTKPHVNVGTIGHVDHGKTTLTAAITFSLAAAGQAEAKAFDQIDAAPEEKARGITISTAHVEYETVERHYAHVDCPGHADYVKNMITGAAQMDGAILVISAADGPMPQTREHILLARQVGVPKLVVFLNKVDMVDDPELLDLVELEARDLLSLYEFDGDNIPFVRGSALRALEAVTANPKTQRGENEWVDKIWELMDAVDSYVPTPERATDLPFLMPVEDVFSITGRGTVATGRVERGKVKVGEEIEIVGFHATKKTVCTGVEMFRKQLDEGLAGDNIGALLRGVNKEEIERGQVLAKPGSIKPHTKFNANVYVLTKDEGGRHTPFFPGYRPQFYIRTTDVTGSIKLPEGTEMVMPGDNVVMDVELIAPVAIEQGMRFAIREGGRTVGAGVVDKISE